The stretch of DNA aatgtttttaaggAGTCAGTGGAGTCCAGTAATGGCTGCAGGGGCGAAGGTCAGCCCAGAGTAAGGCAAATCCAGGAGGAAGCCTAGCCTGCCCTACAACAGTCCTGAGGCTCCGAACAGGTGGTAAGCCTGGCATGGTGTGCTACTGGGCCAACTTGAGAATGTGGAAGAGTGAGTCCATGCACCCTCAACCACCCCCGAGTTCACACACAGGCACAGCAGCCCTACTGGGCCAACCCTCCATGAGTCATCGCTGCCCAGGGAGAGGCAGCAGTTTGCATTCATGGAAAGTAAACTGGAGGAGATGGCTGGCACTGCCCAAGGTAATGACCCTTTGCCGTGGTGAGGTAGGTCAGGCAGGCTTTAGCCTCCTAAAGATGAGCCTTTGAGGCACAGCCAGCACCTGGCAGAGTGGAAGTGCCAGAAATGATGCTTCTCATAGCCCTCTGGCAGGCAAGAGTGTGGTTCGCAGGGCCATGGCTCAAACAGGGCATTGGGTGAGCTGGTCCATCACTGAGAAATTGGTCTTGAAATTGAAGCGGAACAGGATGAAGTGGTGGGGCTCCCCTCACCTGTACCCtagttccccaccccccagtgtgTTCTGCCTCAGCTTCCTGACTAACCCCTTGTAGAATGCCCTCCAGCAGAAGACCTGGCCCCAAGCCATCCTCACTTGAGGGTATAATAATTTGTGGGCACAAAGGGCATCTTGCTGACCACAGCCTTCTGTGGCTTCCGCCGCACCTCCACCAGTAGCGGGGTACCTGGCCGACTGTACTCCAGCAGCACGTAACCCATTGCCACGTTCTTCTTCAGGCAGGGTGAGGGAGAGCCACTGGTCACAGTACCTGTCCGTGCAGAGGCCACGTGTCAGCACCGCCCTAACAGGCCATGCCCCACCCCCTTGGAAGGGGCAAGAGCCCTCCAACCTCTCTGATCCACCTACCAATCACAGTGCCCTCCATACTCAGGATGGGGCTGTGTGCCCGCATGGGAGCCCCCTCACACATTAGCCCCACACGCCTCCGCTGCACCTTGCCCTTCAGCTGGGAAGCAATGACTGCAGCTCCAGGGAAGTCCATGGCAGCTCGGCGGCGCTTCCCTGGAGCATGACACACCAGACTCAAGCCACAGGCCAGTGGACCCCTGGCCACAGGAGGTCCTATCTATAAGGGTCCCAAGTGACATCCATCAGCATTGAGACCCCTTTACTCAGACTCCCATAGGCCCTGTTCCTCCCTTACAATGTGGCCAGTTGGCCGCCCACTTCCTGCCCCCTGGTCTTggaggccacactgcccatctcAGCATGCTGAGGGTCCTCAGCATCTGATGGGCAAAGCCACCGTGGCACCTTCAGGGAATGGAGGCTTGGGATGGCTGAGTCGCTGGCTCCAGGCTACACAACCTTGGGGGCGGTCACAGACTGGCAGGTTTCATGGAGGGCCACCACAGCCTTTGGGATGCCATCCCTAGTGCCAACCCAACTCACCCAATGTCCAGCTGAGGCTGCCTTCCACAGGTGTGGTGTGCTCATCGATGTCGCTCCCGTACAGACAGAGGCCTGCTTCTAGACGCAGGCTGTCCCGGGCTGCCAGCCCTGCCAGCTTCACCTCTGGGTTTTCTAGCAGAGCTGTTGCCAGGCGGACTGCCCCTGCTACTGGCACGGAGATCTGGGTGGGACACCCGGGAGTAGGTGGGCTGCTGGCCCAAGTCCTGCGCCCTGCACGACCACCCTCTCCCCAGTTGTTGACACACCTCCACACCATCCTCTCCTGTGTAGCCACAGCGGGTCACACGGCATCTGGACACACCAAACACCTCCATCACAGCACTGGTCATGAAGGGCAGTTTCTTCAGGTCGTCTGCCACGCCGGCCTGGAGCACCTGGGCTGCAGTGGGACCTGGGCCCAGGGAGCCAGTGACCAAGTGTCCAGGTCCCAGGTCCCCTCAAAGCTGGACTGCAGCCCTTACTCAGGGATCGGAACAAGTCCTGAGCAAGTCCTCCACTATAGGTGGGAATAGATGCTCTTGCTCAGCCCATGGAGCTTTGGGGCCAGTGGGGGAAGGGCATGACACCCGGCTTACAATATGGCATACAAATCTCACACCATCCACACCTTCCTGCTGGTACAGCCTCTGCTAGGCCATCGAAGAAGCCAGCTCCTACCCCAGCCTGGCCACTCACCTTGCAGGGCTAGCAGGGCATTATCCACCACCTCCAGGCCCACATCGCTGCCCATGTTCTGAAGCTCCCTGACCTTGTCCTAAATGCAAAGACAGAAACACATCAGCTCCTGGGACCATTCCCAGGTGCTGTAGAGCTGGGCAGAGCAGGCTGGTTCTCATCTTACAAGACCATGGAACTA from Desmodus rotundus isolate HL8 chromosome 8, HLdesRot8A.1, whole genome shotgun sequence encodes:
- the AMT gene encoding aminomethyltransferase, mitochondrial isoform X1; translation: MQRAVSMVAGRGLRGQALPLVLGRPLSGAQDVLRRTPLYDFHLAHGGKMVAFAGWSLPVQYRDSHVDSHLHTRQHCSLFDVSHMLQTKIYGCDRVKLMESLVVGDIAELRPNQGTLSLFTNEAGGILDDLIVTNTSEGHLYVVSNAGCWDKDLALMQDKVRELQNMGSDVGLEVVDNALLALQGPTAAQVLQAGVADDLKKLPFMTSAVMEVFGVSRCRVTRCGYTGEDGVEISVPVAGAVRLATALLENPEVKLAGLAARDSLRLEAGLCLYGSDIDEHTTPVEGSLSWTLGKRRRAAMDFPGAAVIASQLKGKVQRRRVGLMCEGAPMRAHSPILSMEGTVIGTVTSGSPSPCLKKNVAMGYVLLEYSRPGTPLLVEVRRKPQKAVVSKMPFVPTNYYTLK
- the AMT gene encoding aminomethyltransferase, mitochondrial isoform X2, yielding MQRAVSMVAGRGLRGQALPLVLGRPLSGAQDVLRRTPLYDFHLAHGGKMVAFAGWSLPVQYRDSHVDSHLHTRQHCSLFDVSHMLQTKIYGCDRVKLMESLVVGDIAELRPNQGTLSLFTNEAGGILDDLIVTNTSEGHLYVVSNAGCWDKDLALMQDKVRELQNMGSDVGLEVVDNALLALQGPTAAQVLQAGVADDLKKLPFMTSAVMEVFGVSRCRVTRCGYTGEDGVEISVPVAGAVRLATALLENPEVKLAGLAARDSLRLEAGLCLYGSDIDEHTTPVEGSLSWTLGTVTSGSPSPCLKKNVAMGYVLLEYSRPGTPLLVEVRRKPQKAVVSKMPFVPTNYYTLK